In Candidatus Neomarinimicrobiota bacterium, the DNA window TCCGGGCCGGAGGGCGCTCAAAGTTCGATCTCGGGCGCCTCCGGTTTCCCTTCCACCAGCGGCACAAATCGCACGGCCAGGTCCTCTCGCTTGATGACCTCGTCTTTCTGGCGGGTGTAGACCACCAGCTGCTGGTCGAACAGCGACCTCCCGATGGGTATGACCAGGCGACCGCCATCAGCTAGCTGTTTGAGCAGGGGGGTGGGTACGTTGCCTTTGGCGGCGGCGGTCACCACGATGCCGTTGAAGGGAGCTGCCTCGGGCCAGCCTTCACAGCCGTCGCCCATTCTCAAATGGACGTTCTTGTACTGCAATCGTTCCAGGATCTTGTGTGACCGGACATAGTGGGCGGCGATGATCTCGATGGAGTAGACTTCGGCGCACAGGAAGCTCAGCAGGGCCGCCTGGTAGCCGGAGCCGGTACCGATCTCCAGCACCCGGTCGGTCGGCTGCGTCTGGAGGAGCTCGGTCATATAGGCGGTGATGTAGGGTTGGGAGATGGTCTGGCCCTGTCCGATGGGCAGCGGCCCGTCGCGGTAGGTGTCTTTGGGTTTGGTGTAGGGGACGAAAAGGTGCCGGGGAATGGTCTCCATGGCATTGAGAATGCGCGGGTCCTTGATTCCCCGGCCACGAATCTGTTCTGCAACCATGCGATGCCGGAGGGCCGTCAGATCAGCTTTGCTTCGCATCGCTGCCAACTTACGCAGTGAAGCGGTTATTCGCAATTGTCTACATGGATCAATTTGATACGCCGAAATCGCTCCCGGCCGCTGGCGGCTGCGTAGCCGGCGGCTGTGATGATTCCGAAATTCGTGCTGGTACCGGTGGAATTAGTGCCAGCCAAGCGTTAAACTCCTATAGTCAGCCGCCCCCGGGTGGCAGAGCCAAACTAGCTGCACAGAAGTCTTAGGCTGTCGAAGGAGAATCGATGCAGAAGCTTTACCGCTCACGGACGGATCAGAAAATCGCCGGCATCTGCGGCGGGCTGGGTGAAATTTATCATTTTGATGCCAACTTGATTCGCCTCGCACTGGTGTTCGTCGGGCTGGTGACTCAGATCGTACCGGCGGTGGTGACCTACCTGGTCGCCTGGATTATCCTGCCGGAAAAGCCGCCGGAAGCGGGCCAGTGATCAATCCCCCTGCTCCGACTACCACCTGGCCTCATCGTTTCCACCCGCAGTAAGTCCACACCACCCCACCCAGGAACTGTTCCGTGATTATCCGGCTAAAACCCGCCGTCGCCAGGAGCTCCATGAATTCTCCGGGGGCGGGAAAGTTATAGATCGAGTCCGGCAGGTACCGGTAGGCATAGCCCCGGCTGAACAGGGCCCCCAGGCCGGGCAGCAGTGTCGTGAGGTACCAGCGATAGAATCCCCGTAAGGGCCCCTTCTCAGGGAGGGCGAATTCCAGGATCCCGAGCCGGCCGCCGGCTGTCATGACCCGATAGATCTCCTGCAGCCCCTCCTTCAGGTAACTGAAGTTGCGCACGCCGAAGGCTACGGTGACCGCCTGGAAAATATTGTCCGGGAAAGGCAGGTTTTCGCTCTCACAGCAGACCGGGATGAGGGGCGGGAATTTATTTCGGGCCTTGGACAGCATGCCTGGTACCGGATCAGCGCCCACAACCAGGCATTCCGGCTGACGCTGCCCGATATGCCTGGCCACATCACCCGTGCCACACGCCAGATCCAATATCCGGTCGCCCGGCTGTACCTTGATGGACCCTGCGAGACGCCGCCGCCAGCGAACGTCCATCCTCAGGCTGAGCAGCCGATTCAGAAAGTCGTAGTGGTGGGCGATTTCGCCGAACATTCGTCGGATGAAGCGCCGCTTCTCCTCACCGCGATGCATAATGCGGGTCATAAACGATTTTACTGAAAAAGGTTTGGAAAGCTGCCAATCCGCCGCTGTATGCCCGGCCTGAATAACGGCTAGACTAGTGTGTCCAGCCAGTACCCGAGCACCAACAGCAACCCCGTCAGGAAATGTACCCCGATGGTAGAGACATTCACTTTAAGCAGCTCATACGGCAGCCTTTGCCGGTCGGCATCGGGTTGGTTCCACCTGGCGATCCACATTCGGCCCCACTTGATGGCATTAAGCATCAGCACGGCCGGCAGCAGCGCTATCAGGGCAAAGGGGGTCGCGATGGACGGCTGCACGAAGCCGATAACACCGATGGCCAGGATAATGGCGAAGCCGAGCATGTTAAAGGCGGCATAGTAGCGCAGGGGCCGCTCGTAGCGGGTCAGGGTCCCGCCGGTATCCGCCAGGCGCACCACCCAGGTATATTTGCCGACCAGCCTGTCGGCGGGAACGTCCTGGAACTGGTTGATCCATACCACCAGCATGATCAGGATGCCCACGGGCAGGGAAGCCAGCAGGGGTGATTGCCAAACCCACGTACTCCCCGTGGCCTGGAGGTGGGGTGCGGTCATAACGAAGTGGGTGCCTAAGACCATAACCGGGCCGAACCCGAGCGCAATGGCTATTTCGCCTACTCCGCGGTAGCCCAGCTGAATGGGGCGCATGGTATAAAAGAGACCCAGCGCGACGCCGATGATTCCGATCACCAGCAAGGGTCCGATACCGAAGGGCGAACCGGTGAGAGCTGTATTCAGTTTCAAGCCGATGATGATAGTCCCCAGAAAGCTGAGCATGGCCGCCAGGAGCATTTTCCAGGGGGCGATCAGCCCGGATTGGATCGTGCGACTGCCCCCATTGAAGGGGCTGAAGACGTTGTTGACTTCGTCGTTGCGGGTGGTGTGATCGAAGTAGTCGTTTGCCATGTTGGTGCCGGCCTGGGCCAGTAGCGCACCTACCAGCACCAGCCAGAAAGTAGGCCAATGCCAGGCTTCTGGCGCCCCAACAGAGGACACATAACGAAAGGCAATCACTCCCCCCAGCACCACCGGCACCAGGGTGGCGGTGAAGAAGGGCGCCCGCACCGCCCGCACCCACAGCCTGAATCGCCGCAGAAAGGATAGTATCATGGCTTCAAAGGGGCCGGCCTGGTTCTCGGGATATTCCCGCCATTCGAACTTCTCATCGGCGTGGAAATCAACATACTTGATAACCGTGGGCTGCACCCGGTAATACCCCACCACTTTGTTTTTTAAAAGGAATTCATCCTCCATGTACTCCTGGAAGGCGGTGGTGGTCTGGAGGAGCAGTTCCTTGGCTTTGCGTTGCTCCTCCGGATTCTTAATCTTGGTGCACAGGCCGTCGATCTGCAGGCTGCGGATGCCTTCCTGCCCCTGCGGCCAGATCACCAGCTGCACCCGCGGATTGGCCCGGATTTGCTCGGCCTTGCGCGTCGGGTTGAAGGTGAAAAACACCAGGTCGTGACCATCCCGGGCGAAAAAGACCGATGCCCCGGAACTGTTGCCGTCCACTGACGTGGCGATGAACATGCGGTCGGCCTCGTCAAGGATGGCACCGATCTTCCGGTCAAGTTCTTCTGTGGTATCAGTAATAGGTCGAGTCATCAAATCTGCTCTCAAACCGCCTTAAAACCGGACATAAGTTAGGTGGAAGCGGATGATATCTCAACGCAGTTGGGGTTAAGCGATGGACAGACCTCCATGGGTGGGCAAATAAACCTTATTCCTGCTGGCTGTAGCCCATTTCACCGACGTATAAGAGAGGTTCCTTTATTAACTTTAGCTATTATAGGCACAAGGGAATGTGGATGAGTGTCGTATCAAAATTAAGGCGATTGATAATAATGACCGGGCTGGGTGTACTTGGTCTCCCGACATGGTTACTGGTATGGGTTGGCTGCGGCGGGCAGCAAGAGACCCCGGCCATCAGGATTGAAGGTGTGGAGCTGCCTACACGGATTGTGCCCGGCTTTTATTCGGCGGCTGAGGCTTATTTCTCCCCTGATGGCCGGCGACTGATCCTCAACGCCCGGCTCATCGAGCAAGAAGAGGAATATCACGTCTACACCGTGAACCTGGACGGCACCGATATCCGGCGCATCAACAGCCTGGGCGCTGATGCCTGCTCCTATTACTTCCCCGATGGCCAGCGCCTGATCTTCACTTCGACCCGCGATAACCTCCGCCTCCCCGAGGGTGATTACTCTGACCCGGCTAACTACCCCACCGGCGCCGAGCTGTACTCCTGTCGTCTTAACGGCTCAGACCTGCGCCGCCTTACACGCAATCAGCTCTACGAGGCCGAGGTCTCACTCTCCCCCGACGGCCAGTGGGTGCTGTTCGGGCGGATGATCGCTGGCAGGATGGACCTGTGGCGCATGCGCCCCGATGGCTCCGACGAATTCCAGATCACCAACACGCCTGACCTCCAGGAAGGCGGGGCCTTCTACCTGCCCGACAGCAGGCACATCATCTTCCGGGCCTGGGACATCGCCGATCAGGGCCAGCGGGGCATGCCCATGACCATCTACACCATCAACCACGACGGCACTGATCTGCGGCAGATCACCTACGAGGAAGGCGTCAACTGGGCCCCACACCCCTCGCCTGATAGTGTCCACTTCGTGTTCGTGAAGCTGCTGCCGCCCCACAACTTCGAGGTCTACCTCATGAACATGGAGACCAGCCGGCAGACGCGCCTGACCTACAACGACGCCTTCGACGGCTTCCCCTCCTTCTCCCCTGATGCCCATACCATCTGCTTCTCCTCCAGCCGCGACATGTCCGAAGGCAGCCGGAGAATGGCTATCCACCTGATGGATATCCAGAGCCTGCTGCAGTAGTCTGGTCTTCGGCGCTCTGGTTGCCTTATTCTTCAGATCCTTATTCTGTTATCCTGAATTCAGGCTATCTCCCTCTTCCCCCTTCACCCCCGATTTCGTACCTTTAGGCCATGAGCCAGCCTGAAGTGACTACTGAGCTGTCCGACCTGTCCGGCGGCCAGACGGGTCTGCGCGGCCAAGCCCTTCTGCGCCGCATCGCCCGGGACTTCATCGGCCTGGATACTGCCTATCCCATCGCCACCGGCGAGACCACCCGCCGCGTCTATCTGGACTCCAACGCTACCACCCTGATGATGGGCGCGGCCCACCGCGCCATGGCCGCCTTTTTGGGGCACTACGCCAACACCCACAGCCTGCTGCACAACAGCGCCCGGATGGCTACCCGCGCCTATGCCTGGGCCCACGAGCGCATCCTCCGGTTCGTCAAGGCGGACCCGCAGCAGTATACCTGCTTCTTCACCGGCAGCGGCGCCACGGCCGGGATCAACCGTTTGGCCCGGGTCTTCCGGGATATTCGGCCGGATCGCGATACCGTGCTGATCTCCATCATGGAGCACCACTCCAATGACCTGCCCCACCGCAAGCACCTGGGGCGGGTGATCCACCTGCCGGTTGCCGCACGTCCGGACGGCATGGGCTGCGTGGATACCAGTGCCCTGGAAAAGATGCTGAAGACCGAACGAGAACGGGTGAACTATGTAGCCATTACCGGGGTCAGTAACGTGACCGGCATCATCAATCCCATCCATAAGATCGCCCGCCTGGCCCACGAGCACGGCGCCCTGGTGCTGGTGGACGGTGCCCAGATGGTGGCCCATATCCCGGTGCAGGTCTCCAGCCACGACGATCCACTGGAGAACCTCGATGCCTTGGTGTTTTCCGGCCACAAGACCTACGTGCCCGGTTCGCCGGGGGTGGTGGTGGCTCGCAAGGAGCACCTGGCCCGGATCGAGCCGGAAGAGGTGGGCGGCGGTATGGTGGACCGGGTGTTCGTCGAGCGCTATACCGTATCCCCCAATTTTCCCGACCGGGAAGAAGCCGGCACACCCAATATTGTCGGGGCCATCGGCCTGGCCACCACCATTGAGGTGCTGGACCGCATTGGTATGGACTTCCTGCTGGAGGAGGAGAGCCGGCTCATTGACTATTCCCTGGAGGGCCTCAAGTCCATCCCTGGCGTCTTGGTCTACGGCTCCACCGATACCAAAACCTGTCCCAGGGCGGCGTCCATTTCCTTTAACGTTGAGGGCGTCCACCATTCCATGGTGACGGCCATCCTCAACGACTATCACAACATCGCCGTGCGCAACGAGTGCTTCTGCGCCCATCCCTACGTCATCGAGATGATCCCCGACCAGGCCGCCGAGTATGTGGCCATGAGCGATGAGGAGCTGGCCGCGTCGTATAAACCCAAGCCGGGGATGGTACGGGCCAGCTTCGGACTCTACACTACTGCTGAAGATGTGGATGCGCTGGTGGCGGCCCTCAAAGATATTGTCAAAAACCAGGACACCTACATGCCCCGCTACCGGCTGGGACCCTCCGACCACGAGTACCGGCACACTACCTTTGCCTTTGACCCGGACGAGCGCTTCTCCGTCCCGCGCCTGGTGGATAAGATTTTGAGAGGTTTCATTGATAATAAGTCAAGTTAAAGAAGCGTAAAACATTGATACCGTTACATAAAAAGGGGACTAGACACAAATCCGATAGTATTGTTATGAACATTATGATATGCTGTTTTCTACTTTTTGTATGTGAATGTGAACAACCTGATGATCACAACAGCCTAGTTGAGATAAATTTAAATGCAGAACAATATGTCGTAGATAGCTATATTATTATCAGTATGACCAATACGGGAGATGATGATGTTTATCTTTTTGGGTGTGAAAAGGGCTCAAACATTGATGTATTTTTTGAACAATTCCTAAAAGCTGATTGGCAGCGTTGCGGTTCAATAGGCACATGGTGTGAGATATCATACAAACATTATATCCACCTTCGCCCGCACACTTCAACTTCCCGTTATACATATGCTGACGAGGATATGTTTAGACAAGATGGTTTATATCGCCTTTACATCTATTATGGTTACTCACCAGAAAACAATACTACTGAGAAGGCATTTTCACCGCCTTTTAACATTCTACTTACCCCTTGAAATTGAGGATTATCCAGGTTGATAGCGACAAGAGTAATGGTGTTAGCAAATGCAATGTAATCTTGAACAATGGTGAAGTTGATGTCTTTGGTCATACTCATGACAGTTTTTCTGTTTGGTCAGCAGCAGCCGGATAGTATAGTCGCGCCGGAACAACCGGACACGCTCGCCGTAGAGCGGTTGGATTCCACTCATCTCGGCCCGCTCTTTCACAATCCGCCGGTGGGCATCCTCAATGATCGACCCTTCCGGATCGACTTCTTTGTGAACTTCGATCCCGGTGAGATCGAGTCGGTGAGCCTGTTTGTCCGGGGGGATTCCTCCAAGGCTTACAAAGAGATTCCGCTTGCAGGAGAATATAATCGCTACCGGCACGTCCTTGCCGAAGAGGAGTTGCGGGGAAGCAAGTTGACCTACTATTTCCTGGTGATCCTGAAAGACTACCGCCTGTGGGCCTACCCTACCGGCGAAGGCGGGCGCATTGAACCCTTCGTGATCGACCTCGTCCCACCGACGAAGGAATTTTTCCAGAAAGAACTGTATGACTGACTCCCACCGCCGCCGGATTGAAGACCTGCGCCGCCAGATCGAGGAGCATAACGTCCGCTACTACGTCTACGACAGCCCTACGATCTCCGATGCCGAATACGATGCCCTCATGCGGGAACTGGAGGCGCTGGAGGCGGTCCACCCCGAGCTGATCACCCCCGATTCACCCACCCAGCGGGTGGGAGCCGAGCCCCAGTCGGAGCTGGCCACTGTCGGTCACCGCGTGCCGATGCTCAGCCTCGAGAATGCCATGGATGCGGCGGAGCTGCAGGCCTTCAACGACCGCGTGCGCCGGGAGCTGCGCCTCACGGGACCGATCGATTACGTCTGCGAGCCGAAGCTGGACGGTGTGGCGGTGGAACTGGTCTATGAGGCAGGGCGGCTTATCCAGGGCTCTACTCGTGGCGACGGCGTCACCGGCGAGGATATCACCGCCAATCTGCGCACCATCCGGGCCATTCCCCTCACTCTGCACCCTGGCACGGCCATCCCCCGGCTGCTGGAAGTACGCGGCGAGGTTTTCATGACCCAGGAAGGCTTTGAGGCCCTCAACCGCCAGCGGGCGGCAGCGGGTGAGCCCCTGTTTGCGAATCCGCGCAACTCGGCCGCCGGCAGCCTCCGCCAGCTGGACCCACGCATCACCGCCGCGCGACCCCTGCGCATCTATTCCTATGGCCTGGGCAGCTTGGAGGGAATCACCTTCTCCACCCAACAGCAGTTCCTGGAAGCTCTGCCCGGGTGGGGCCTGCCGGTGAACCCGGAGTACCGCCTGTGCGCCGGGATTGAGGAGGTACTGGAGTTCTACCGCGAGCTGGAAACTCGCCGACAGGACCTTTCCTACGACATCGATGGCCTGGTGGTCAAGGTGAACGACTTCTCGCTTCAAACGGAGCTGGGTGAGCGCAGCCGCTCTCCCCGCTGGGCCATTGCCGGTAAGTTCGCGGCCCAGCAGGCCACCACCATGGTCGAGGACATCGAGGCCAGCGTGGGCCGCACCGGGGCCGTCACGCCGGTGGCCCATTTACATCCCGTTAATGTCGGCGGCGTTACCGTCAGTCGGGCCACCCTCCATAACCAGGATGATATCGAGCGCAAGGGTGTGAGAATCGGGGATACCGTCCTGGTCCAGCGGGCCGGAGATGTCATCCCTGAGGTGGTGAAGGTGATCACGGAGAAACGGCCGCCAGGAAGCAGGCCATATCGCCTTCCTGCCAACTGCCCCGTGTGTGGCCACCTGCTCTACCGCCCACCCGATGAGGTGGTAACCCGCTGCGTGAACCTGGCCTGCCCCGCGCAGGTGCACGGCCGCTTCCTGCACTTCGTCTCCAAACCGGCCATGGACGTCGACGGCCTTGGCGAGAAGATCGTTGAAAAGCTCATCGTCACCGGAAAGGTAAAATCGGTGGTGGATATTTACCGGCTGACCTATGATGATCTGGTCAATCTGGAGATTGAGCGCACGGTTCATACGAAAACTGGTGCCGAAGATCGAATGGTGGCTCTGGGCGACAAGGTGGCTACCAAGCTCCTGGCCGCCATTGAGGCTTCCAAGAACACCACCTTCGCCCGGCTGATCTACGCCCTGGGCATCCGCAACGTGGGGGAACACCTGGCCACAGTGCTGGAGCGGGCCTTCAATGGGGACATGGATCGCTTCCTGCATACAACACCGGGGGAACTGGAAGCCATCTATGAGGTAGGCCCTATTGTCGCCGAGGGCATTGTGCGTTTCATTCAGGATGAGTCCAACGTGGCTATCATCCGGGCTCTGCTGGATGCGGGGATGAGACTGGGTCAGCCTGCAGCCGCTCCGGAAGCGGCCCAGGTCTTCGTCGGCCAGACCTTCGTTTTCACCGGTGCCCTGGAGCGCATGACCCGCCCGGAGGCCGAGGCCCTGGTGGAGCGCCTGGGCGGTCGGGCCGCCTCATCGGTGAGCACAAAGACCAGCTACGTGGTAGCCGGACCAGGTGCCGGCTCCAAACTGGAAAAAGCCCGCAGCCTGGGCGTAACGGTGCTGACGGAAGAGGAGTTCTTAAAACTCTCGTCTAATTACGCATAGAGCTTATCCCCCAGGGCGAAAGCTGAGATCCTCATTCACCAGTCGTAAATTCACACTCCGTGAAGGAAGTACCAGCCACTACGACCAACCGGCCTGATGTCACACCGCTGCAGAAAGGTGAGATATTGGAGCTCACCATCGACAGTCTGGCTTATGGCGGCAAGGGGGTGGCCCGCCATGACGGCTTCGTTGTCTTTGTCGAGCGTGCGCTGCCGGGTCAGCGGGTAAGGGCGCGCATCCTCAAGCGGCGCAAGGGATTCGCCGAAGCCCGGCTGGAGGATGTTCTGCAGCCCTCGCCGCATGCCGTGGAGCCGCAGTGCCCCCACTTTGGCGTCTGCGGCGGTTGTGCGACACAGAATTATGCCTATGAAAAGCAGCTGGAGCAGAAACAGGCTCAGGTTGGGGACCTCTTTGCCCGCCTGGGGGGCTTTACTGATATAGCGGTACAACCCATCATCGGCTGCCGGGAGACCTACCACTACCGCAATAAGATGGAGTTCACCTTCTCCCCTCAACCCTGGATTATCGACCTCGAGGATGCCGGTAGCGCCTCCTCCTGGGCTCTGGGTCTCCATGTCCCCGGTCGGTTCGACAAGGTCCTGGATATCCACGAATGCTGGCTTCAGCAACCAGTGGCTAGCGCCGTGCTTCAGCGGGTCAAGAGCAAGGTGGAGGAGCTCGGTCTGGAGCCGTATGACATCAAGACCCACACCGGCTTCCTGCGCAATTTGGTCATCCGCACTGCTGGCACTGCACCGGATTCTCTGCAAGTGATGGTCAACCTGGTCACTTCCAGGGAAGAGCCCCAGCGTCTTAAACCGCTGGCAGATGATGTGGTGGCTGACTTTCCGCAAGTGGTGAGTGTGGTAAACAATGTCAACACCCGCAAGGCCGCCGTAGCCTACGGTGAGTGGGAGATTGTCCTGCACGGCAAGCCCACCATCACGGAAGATCTCCGGGGACTGTCGTTCGATATCTCCGCCAACTCCTTTTTCCAGACCAATACCCGGCAGGCCGAAGTCCTGTATGGGCTGATCCAGCAGGCCTGCGCCCTCACCGGCGAGGAAGTGGTCTACGACCTGTATAGTGGCACCGGTACGATCGCTATTACGCTGGCCCGTCATGCAAAGGAGGCAGCCGGTTTTGAGGTGGTCGCCTCAGCCGTGGAAGACGCAGCCCGTAACGCGATGATCAATGAGATCTATAACGCCCGCTTCTTTCATGCGGATCTCTCCGCCCGCTACTTCACTACCCAGGGCCAGCGCTTACGGCGGCAGCTGCCGCCGCCGGATGTCATCGTCGCCGATCCGCCCCGGGCCGGGATGCACCCCCGGCTTGTGGAGGAAGTCCTCGCGCTGGGTCCCCGGAAGGTGGTCTATTTGTCCTGTAATCCGGCGACCCAGGTGCGTGATGTGCGCCGGTTGTGCGATGGCGGCTACCGGCTAACAGCCCTGCAGCCGGTCGATATGTTCCCGCATACTCCTCACGTGGAGAACATCTGCCTGCTGGTGCGGTAGTCCATGATCACCGCCATCGGCAGCACCGCCGCCCTGCGCTATACTGTGCTGTTTGGGGATCAATATTAATGACAGGTAATGATTCAGGAAGTCCTATTAAACCTGTTGACTTGTTCCAACGATCATTTTACTATTATATATAATGATAAGATTAAGTTGCGATTGTTCTCTCTCTTACTAATAGATAGCGATGATTGGTATCGGACAGTTCTTCGCCCGTCATCCCTTGCTCCGGGTGTTTGGGTTGATCTTGCTGGTCGCCTTTATTGGCGGTCTCGGTGTATTCATCTCGGAGGGGAAAGCGCTCGGGCGGGAGATCAAATCGATCCCGGAAGCTGTATGGTGGGCGATCGTCACCATGACCACTGTGGGGTACGGCGACTACACCCCGCACAGTCCCTTCAGTCGGACGCTGGCAGTGATCGTCATATTTGCGGGCATATCTCTCATGGCTGTCTTGAGCGGGACGGTCGCCTCCCGGCTCGTGGCCAAACGATTGCGTGCTAATCAGGGGCTTACACCGATTAAAGTGAAAGATCATATTATCATCTGCGGCTGGCATCACAAGATCGAGAGTCTGCTGAACGCTCTGTTAAGCGTAGGCGGGGCAGATAGCGCATTCCAGATCATTCTGGTTAACGAGGAACATGAGGACCGGATGCAGTCGCTCAAAAACCAGTTCGGGTACACCCGGATCAAGTATATCCGCGGTGAGTTTACCTATGAAGGAACCCTCAAACAGGCTCAGCTGGAGCATGCCCGCGCCGTTATTATTCTTCCCGCGGAGCACGCCACCGGCGTCGTCAGTGATGAAAAAACTATCCTAGCTACACTGACCATCAAAAATATGTGCCCCAGTGCCTATGTGGTGGCCTACGTCCAGGATCGGAACTCTATCACCCACGTGAAACGGGCCAATGCTGATGATGTGGTACTCGCCGATGATTTTAGCTCCTTTATCGTTGCTTCTCACGTCTTGACCCCGGGCATACCTCAAGCCGTTACCAAGCTTTTGGATTCCGCCTCTCCCCATCATTTCAGGCGGGAACCGATTTCCGGAGAATTCGTCGGCCGACCCTTTGAAGAGCTCTTTCAGCACTTCCGCCAGAAGCACGGCTGGATCACGGTCGCCCTGTACCATGAAGAGGAGCAAGCCAGCCTCACAGACTTACTCTCCGCCGACAGCTCCCAGCTGGATGCGTTTATTGAGCGAAAATTGAGGGAAACTGGCCGGGATTTATTTGAAGGCAGTCATATCTCGGTAATTGTCAATCCGGAGCCTGACCGATTGATTCGGGAAGGGGAAGGTGCCATTGTTATCCCATGAGCAGTATTACCGTCCAGGATATCGCCAACTTTGAGCTCCTCGCGGATCTCTCTGCCAAGGAGCGCCGGCCATTCTGCACCCGCTTGAAGGAAAAACACTACCCCGCCGGTGAGATCGTCTTTAATGAGGGCGATGAAGGTGGTGCTATCTACTTTTTGATCTCAGGTGAGGTGGAAATCAGCCAGGCCCTGACCCTGCCCATGGCCAAGTCCAGCGGATATGACAGCCGGGCCAAGTCTATTATCCGCCTGTCCAGTGAAGACGGTCCCGTCTTCGGTGAAGTGTCGTTTTTCTCGAACGAGGATAAGCGAACCGCTACCGTCAAGGCCCTCACCAATTGCCGGATGGGGCTGCTCAGCTCGGAGGATTTTTCCTATATTCTCGATAGCAATCCTGAGATTGGTTACAAGGTGATGCGCAATTTGACCCGCATAGTTTGCCATCGACTAGTCACCTCCAATAAGAATGTGCTCAAACTGACCACAGCTCTCAGCCTTATCCTGGAGAAATAGTTGCGCAGGGCGCAGGCCCAACTGGGCAAGGTCTACCAGCCCGCCGAGGTGGAGTCTAAATGGTACCGCCATTGGGAGCAACAGGGCTCCTTCCAACCGGGCGAGCCTGACGACCGGGAAACTTACACGGTACTAATCCCCCCACCGAATGTCACCGGTATCCTCACCATGGGGCACGTGTTGAACAACACCATTCAGGATATTCTGGTGCGCCGGGCCCGAATGCAGGGCCGCCACACGCTCTGGCTGCCGGGAACTGATCATGCCAGCATCGCCACTGAGGCTAAAATCGTCAGCATGCTCAAGGAGGAGGGAACCGATAAACAGGCCCTGGGCCGGGAAAAATTCCTCGAGCGGGCCTGGGACTGGGCCCACCGGTATGGGGACACCATTATCGAGCAGCTCAAATGCCTGGGATGTTCCTGCGACTGGAATCGGAGCGTGTTTACCATGGATGAGGGCTATTCCCGGGCCGTTATCCAGGCCTTTGTGCGGCTTTACGACGATGGCCTGATCTATCGCGGCGAGCGTCTTATTAACTGGGACCCGGTGGGCAAAACGGCCCTCTCCGACGAAGAGGTCCTCCATCGGAAGACCAGGGGCCATCTGTGGTACTTCCGCTATCCCCTCAAAGAAAGTGACCAGTATGTCATCGTGGCCACCACCCGTCCCGAAACCATGTTGGGTGACACGGCGGTGGCAGTCAATCCGAGCGACGACCGCTATCGCCACCTGATAGGCCAGACGGCCACCTTGCCGCTGGTTGATCGCGTAATACCGATCATCGCTGATGATTTCGTGGATCCCGAATTCGGTACCGGGGCCGTAAAGGTGACCCCG includes these proteins:
- the ligA gene encoding NAD-dependent DNA ligase LigA, which encodes MTDSHRRRIEDLRRQIEEHNVRYYVYDSPTISDAEYDALMRELEALEAVHPELITPDSPTQRVGAEPQSELATVGHRVPMLSLENAMDAAELQAFNDRVRRELRLTGPIDYVCEPKLDGVAVELVYEAGRLIQGSTRGDGVTGEDITANLRTIRAIPLTLHPGTAIPRLLEVRGEVFMTQEGFEALNRQRAAAGEPLFANPRNSAAGSLRQLDPRITAARPLRIYSYGLGSLEGITFSTQQQFLEALPGWGLPVNPEYRLCAGIEEVLEFYRELETRRQDLSYDIDGLVVKVNDFSLQTELGERSRSPRWAIAGKFAAQQATTMVEDIEASVGRTGAVTPVAHLHPVNVGGVTVSRATLHNQDDIERKGVRIGDTVLVQRAGDVIPEVVKVITEKRPPGSRPYRLPANCPVCGHLLYRPPDEVVTRCVNLACPAQVHGRFLHFVSKPAMDVDGLGEKIVEKLIVTGKVKSVVDIYRLTYDDLVNLEIERTVHTKTGAEDRMVALGDKVATKLLAAIEASKNTTFARLIYALGIRNVGEHLATVLERAFNGDMDRFLHTTPGELEAIYEVGPIVAEGIVRFIQDESNVAIIRALLDAGMRLGQPAAAPEAAQVFVGQTFVFTGALERMTRPEAEALVERLGGRAASSVSTKTSYVVAGPGAGSKLEKARSLGVTVLTEEEFLKLSSNYA
- the rlmD gene encoding 23S rRNA (uracil(1939)-C(5))-methyltransferase RlmD; translation: MKEVPATTTNRPDVTPLQKGEILELTIDSLAYGGKGVARHDGFVVFVERALPGQRVRARILKRRKGFAEARLEDVLQPSPHAVEPQCPHFGVCGGCATQNYAYEKQLEQKQAQVGDLFARLGGFTDIAVQPIIGCRETYHYRNKMEFTFSPQPWIIDLEDAGSASSWALGLHVPGRFDKVLDIHECWLQQPVASAVLQRVKSKVEELGLEPYDIKTHTGFLRNLVIRTAGTAPDSLQVMVNLVTSREEPQRLKPLADDVVADFPQVVSVVNNVNTRKAAVAYGEWEIVLHGKPTITEDLRGLSFDISANSFFQTNTRQAEVLYGLIQQACALTGEEVVYDLYSGTGTIAITLARHAKEAAGFEVVASAVEDAARNAMINEIYNARFFHADLSARYFTTQGQRLRRQLPPPDVIVADPPRAGMHPRLVEEVLALGPRKVVYLSCNPATQVRDVRRLCDGGYRLTALQPVDMFPHTPHVENICLLVR
- a CDS encoding TrkA family potassium uptake protein, which produces MIGIGQFFARHPLLRVFGLILLVAFIGGLGVFISEGKALGREIKSIPEAVWWAIVTMTTVGYGDYTPHSPFSRTLAVIVIFAGISLMAVLSGTVASRLVAKRLRANQGLTPIKVKDHIIICGWHHKIESLLNALLSVGGADSAFQIILVNEEHEDRMQSLKNQFGYTRIKYIRGEFTYEGTLKQAQLEHARAVIILPAEHATGVVSDEKTILATLTIKNMCPSAYVVAYVQDRNSITHVKRANADDVVLADDFSSFIVASHVLTPGIPQAVTKLLDSASPHHFRREPISGEFVGRPFEELFQHFRQKHGWITVALYHEEEQASLTDLLSADSSQLDAFIERKLRETGRDLFEGSHISVIVNPEPDRLIREGEGAIVIP
- a CDS encoding cyclic nucleotide-binding domain-containing protein, with protein sequence MSSITVQDIANFELLADLSAKERRPFCTRLKEKHYPAGEIVFNEGDEGGAIYFLISGEVEISQALTLPMAKSSGYDSRAKSIIRLSSEDGPVFGEVSFFSNEDKRTATVKALTNCRMGLLSSEDFSYILDSNPEIGYKVMRNLTRIVCHRLVTSNKNVLKLTTALSLILEK